Proteins from one Elusimicrobiota bacterium genomic window:
- a CDS encoding glycosyltransferase family 1 protein — protein MRIALINLTGGGMCGGYRKYLVNMLPRLAGHASVDSVLCASPASLQVPKWFPPLQKVSFADCGTFRAGWHAPNSALEKSLRQFSPDVLFVPASRWVKFGDVPSVTMVQNMGPLVPMRGIGPWERLRRAAQYLETKLAARKADKVIAVSHFVKEYMVDRWEIAPDKISVVYFGARSSQETAVQPPVLAQCQPGHFIFTAGSIERYRGLEDLLGALEELAVRTAQPVKLVIGGSARKEMMPYFADLRRRAHESRLGSSVCWAGDLDSAGMAWCYAHCSAFVMTSKVEACPNIALEALAHGCQCIAADNPPLPEIFGGQAVCYKPGDSCGLAAAIELVLQRSSEEKDEIRRRTLVRAGQFSWDVAAEKTVQILSQAIA, from the coding sequence ATGCGGATTGCCCTCATCAACCTGACCGGTGGCGGCATGTGTGGAGGGTATCGCAAATATCTGGTCAACATGCTGCCTCGTTTGGCTGGCCATGCCAGTGTGGACTCCGTACTCTGTGCATCTCCAGCCTCCTTGCAAGTGCCGAAATGGTTCCCGCCGCTGCAAAAAGTGAGTTTCGCGGATTGCGGGACGTTCCGGGCCGGATGGCATGCCCCCAACTCGGCGCTTGAGAAAAGTCTGCGGCAATTTTCTCCGGATGTCCTGTTTGTGCCTGCCTCCAGATGGGTGAAGTTCGGGGACGTCCCATCTGTGACCATGGTCCAGAACATGGGGCCGCTTGTACCCATGCGCGGAATCGGGCCCTGGGAAAGACTGCGGCGGGCGGCTCAGTATCTTGAAACGAAACTAGCGGCAAGAAAGGCGGACAAGGTGATTGCAGTATCGCATTTTGTCAAAGAATATATGGTGGACCGGTGGGAGATCGCTCCGGATAAGATCTCCGTTGTTTATTTCGGCGCGAGATCTTCGCAGGAAACAGCTGTGCAGCCGCCGGTCCTTGCTCAGTGTCAGCCGGGACATTTCATATTTACAGCTGGGTCAATCGAGCGTTATCGAGGCCTGGAGGATTTGCTGGGGGCGCTTGAAGAGCTCGCTGTACGCACTGCGCAGCCCGTCAAGCTTGTAATCGGAGGATCGGCGAGAAAGGAGATGATGCCGTATTTCGCAGATCTCCGACGTCGCGCGCATGAGAGCAGATTAGGATCCAGCGTGTGCTGGGCCGGCGACCTGGACAGCGCAGGGATGGCGTGGTGTTATGCGCATTGTTCGGCCTTCGTCATGACCAGCAAGGTCGAAGCCTGTCCCAACATCGCTCTGGAGGCGTTGGCCCATGGCTGCCAGTGCATCGCCGCGGACAATCCCCCTTTGCCGGAGATTTTCGGTGGCCAAGCCGTTTGCTACAAGCCGGGGGATTCCTGTGGCCTGGCGGCGGCAATCGAACTCGTCTTGCAGCGCAGCTCAGAAGAAAAAGACGAGATTCGGCGGCGGACGCTGGTGCGGGCAGGACAATTCTCCTGGGATGTGGCGGCCGAAAAAACCGTCCAAATCCTGAGCCAGGCGATCGCATGA
- a CDS encoding glycosyltransferase family 2 protein: MKISIITVVYNNVHTIEDCIKSVLGQTWSDLEYIIIDGGSTDGTLELINRSARGARIVSEPDKGIYDAMNKGIALATGDVVGILNSDDFYVDDRVIEKVAAAFDTLAIDALFADLVYVRPDKPDKIVRYYSGADFTLDKFAAGWTPPHPTFFVRRECYLKWGLFKTDYKIAADFDLMARLLVKHGIRYHYLPEVIIKMRTGGVSTRSFYSNMVSNREMLRACAENGIATNRFKIYSRFFTKCMQLFARPK; encoded by the coding sequence ATGAAGATCTCAATAATCACGGTGGTTTATAACAATGTTCATACCATCGAAGATTGCATCAAGAGCGTTCTGGGCCAAACCTGGTCTGACCTGGAGTATATCATCATAGACGGCGGCTCAACTGATGGGACCTTGGAACTGATCAATAGATCTGCTCGCGGCGCTCGTATTGTGTCCGAACCGGATAAGGGGATTTATGACGCAATGAACAAGGGGATAGCCCTGGCTACCGGTGACGTCGTAGGGATACTGAACTCGGACGATTTCTATGTCGACGACCGCGTCATCGAGAAAGTGGCGGCAGCCTTTGACACTTTAGCGATAGACGCGCTCTTCGCTGACCTCGTGTATGTCCGGCCGGACAAGCCTGATAAAATCGTCAGATACTACAGCGGCGCCGACTTCACTCTGGACAAATTCGCCGCTGGTTGGACGCCACCCCATCCTACGTTTTTTGTAAGAAGAGAGTGCTACCTGAAGTGGGGCCTCTTCAAAACCGACTACAAGATTGCGGCCGATTTCGATCTAATGGCCCGGCTTCTGGTCAAACACGGCATCAGATATCACTACTTGCCTGAAGTGATCATCAAGATGCGCACCGGGGGCGTGAGCACCCGAAGTTTTTACAGCAATATGGTATCGAATCGGGAGATGCTGAGAGCCTGCGCTGAGAATGGGATAGCGACGAATAGGTTCAAAATCTATTCAAGATTTTTCACAAAATGTATGCAGCTATTTGCCAGACCGAAATGA
- a CDS encoding GDP-L-fucose synthase — translation MPRKASITGQIPRNSPAYWSKRRVLVTGGAGFLGRQVVERLATLGAEVFVPRSREYDLRLPDVVQRVFRDFPCQTVFHLAARVGGIGANRANPGSFFYDNLMMGALLMEAARRVGVDKFVQVGTVCAYPKFTPVPFREANLWDGYPEETNAPYGIAKKALLVQAQAYRSQYGFNAIYLLPVNLYGPHDNSDLESSHVIPALIRKCLEAKAAGRPTVTLWGSGKATREFLYVGDAAEALVLAGEFYDCGEPVNLGSGSEISIKELANLIKRVVGFEGEFVWDASKPDGQPRRCLDTSRAREAFGWTAQTSLEDGLSRTIRWYQEALALPR, via the coding sequence ATGCCTAGAAAGGCCTCAATCACCGGCCAGATTCCCCGGAACAGTCCCGCTTACTGGAGCAAACGGCGCGTTCTGGTCACCGGGGGTGCCGGGTTCCTGGGCCGCCAAGTCGTGGAAAGGTTGGCCACTCTTGGCGCCGAGGTGTTCGTCCCCAGGAGTCGCGAATACGACCTCCGACTCCCTGACGTCGTACAGCGGGTGTTCCGGGATTTCCCTTGCCAGACGGTCTTTCATCTGGCGGCTCGGGTCGGAGGCATAGGGGCCAATCGGGCCAACCCTGGGAGTTTTTTTTACGATAACCTCATGATGGGGGCCCTACTCATGGAGGCGGCGCGCCGGGTGGGCGTGGATAAATTCGTCCAGGTGGGGACTGTCTGCGCGTATCCCAAATTCACCCCGGTTCCTTTCCGGGAGGCGAACCTTTGGGACGGCTATCCAGAGGAGACCAATGCCCCTTATGGCATAGCCAAGAAGGCCTTGTTGGTCCAGGCCCAAGCTTATCGGAGCCAATACGGCTTCAATGCCATCTATCTCCTTCCCGTCAATCTTTACGGCCCTCACGACAATTCCGACCTGGAATCCTCGCACGTCATACCCGCCCTGATACGGAAATGCCTGGAGGCGAAGGCCGCCGGGCGGCCCACGGTGACCTTGTGGGGCAGCGGCAAGGCCACGCGGGAGTTCCTCTACGTCGGGGACGCGGCTGAGGCCTTGGTCCTGGCGGGGGAGTTCTACGATTGCGGAGAGCCGGTCAACCTGGGCTCCGGGAGCGAGATATCCATTAAGGAGCTGGCGAATCTGATCAAGAGGGTCGTCGGTTTTGAGGGGGAATTCGTCTGGGATGCCAGCAAGCCGGACGGCCAGCCGCGCCGTTGCCTGGACACCTCGCGCGCCAGAGAGGCTTTCGGCTGGACGGCGCAGACCTCGCTGGAAGACGGGCTATCCCGGACCATCCGGTGGTACCAGGAAGCCCTGGCCCTTCCGCGATGA